Genomic DNA from Brassica rapa cultivar Chiifu-401-42 chromosome A04, CAAS_Brap_v3.01, whole genome shotgun sequence:
CAATCATCAAAATTATTCGTGGCAGAAATACTTTAGATCAATCTACTTTGCTAATATCAACTGAGTCCTACCATCTATATTTGAAGTGAGTTAATATCAATCTAATCTGGATCAATCTACTTTAATTTGCTAATATATATCAATCTACTTAGTGAGTATATAACTACTCAACATAAGTAAAACCATCTCTCTAATGTAGTTTATTCTTTTTTCTCTAAAAGTAGAgtaattatatgataaatgtaaGATATACTcaaatatgtttaaaaatagcatttctatttatttatataaatattaaaattatttggaaaaaaatgtGCTAGAGTAGATTTTTTTCCATAGTAacatttgaaattaaaaacaGTGTGTGAATCGAAGATGCTTTAAGATCCTTTATTTGCAAATCATTCATTACTATACATCAAACAGAACATTTTCCACACTACATTtctagttttcttttcttttagagAAGCTAACTTAAAGCATCTATGGGGGAAAAGGTTAGATCATCACAATTTTTGTTACAGAAAGTAGTCGTctatttttaatatgaataaCAAGAAGTATTAGATTAGGACTCGGCCAAGTGGTTTGAGAACTTAGTCGAGAACATGAAGAAAAATGACAGTGGGGGTTGTAATGGAAAGAAGAGCGAGGATGTGAGGTGCTACTCATAGCTAGGCAAAATAAAATGCATGACAAGATCAATGTCTATGACGACCTAAGCACCATGAGCATGACTAGTCTGCAGATGAATTTGGTGGGAAAAATCAAAACCCAAGGCCCGACCGTATCCGTCTCTATATCCAATTGGGCCCAGTCAATATATGATTAGTGATCGCAAATCCATATATAACTTGAGGTAACTTGAAGCCAACGAATAGTATGAATGTGGAAACGTCAACAACTTAACGTACCTAGTTacctttatatattatatatgatttgACCATCTCGAACGACATTTTTGTACAATGAATTCAAAAGCAAGCAAGTACAATCCTAtcatttaaaatgtaaatatgtgTGTTTGAACTATAAATGTAGATTCAGCTTTACCTTGAAACATTTCCTCAAGTAGTTTATGAGTTTACTGGAATATGCAATAAGTAATTTCTTATTTCCATTATGGTAACTTAATAAAAtcagttttaccaaaaaaaaaaacttaataaaatcaGAATCCTACTTTGTGTATGATTCGCAGACCAAAGCACAACAATGCAAAGTTAGATCTCAAAGCTCAAATCAACTTAGCCTTGAAAAGTATCATGGAAGTTGGGAAAGAAGTTTCCACTATGCACTCATAAactagaaaattatttatttttgctgCAAGTGGGCATTGCTTGAGAAActatcaacaaaatttaatTGTACTAATTAGAAAAACATTCAGATATATACAGCTACTAAAATTTGATTGGCCACcaaattacaaataaaaaacttCTGGAAGGCTGAAGTTAAAAGGCAAGTTAGAGATAGACACATCAATATAACCTAAAACAAAACATCATAACAATAACAGCACAAAACTAATGGCAAAGCGACAACTATTGATGCTAGGAATTAGAGCGAGCTTCCACACTCTCGCCGCCGTGCTTGTGGCCGGAGTAATATTCACTGCCGTGTTTTTGTCCCGAAACGGTATGCGAAAAGAAACTCCTCAAAGCAATGGTGTTTCGAACGTGGAAGAAGGCGAGGGCAGTGACAGAGAGTGTAATATTTTCGAAGGAAAATGGGTGTTTGATAACGAGTCAAAGCCTATTTATAAAGAAGAAGAGTGTAAGTTCATGTCCGATCAGCTGGCTTGTGGGAAGTTTGGAAGAAAAGATTCGAGTTACCAATACTGGAGGTGGCAACCTCACAAGTGTGATCTCCCCAGGTtaattttcttctttattttttcacttGACTCTTtacatctttctttctttctttctttgtttctttatttgttGCAGTTAGTATATACATCTTTCATTATCTCGCTTGTGTGATCTCCCCAGGCTGAAATGATTTCACTTAACTATTTGATTGAGATATTTGGTTGTATCATCATGTATGCAACATAGCAAAACCCTTCGTGCCATAATTCTATTTCAGTCAGTTGATGAGAATTACCtagaaaatagaaatatactTTCCCTACTTTTTGGTAATACCATTTGTAGTCCCATGCAAAGCAAAAAAGAATGTGAATTACAAGTTGTTGGGTCTAATTTGGGCCTATACTATTTTTCCTTTTGGTCTCAAATCATCACTCAAGACCGTTAATTCGGTATTGAACAAAACTAAATGAATTGAAATATAAAGATTGCAATTTAAGACAGTTAATGGTTGTTACCAAAAATTTATACCAAATTACTAATATTATcatcattcaaattttttaatgtACGTATGAAAATGTCTTAATGTACGTAAAAAGGTTTAATGGGACGAAGTTGCTGGAGCGGCTGAGAAATAAGAGGATGGTGTACGTAGGAGACTCCTTGAACAGAGGCCAATGGGTATCAATGGTGTGTATGACTAGTTCTGTGATTACAAATCCAAGGATGATGTATTTTCACAGCAACGGCTCTAATCTCATCACTTTCAAATCGCTCGTAAGTCATCCAAAACATTTAAACTAATCTAGTGCATTTGTATCATCTTTTCATTAGATATACATTTACACTCGATCGTCAAATAATCTGTAAGTTCATTGTGGATGAATAATCAGGAATACAACGCGACAATAGATTTTTATTGGGCTCCCTTGATGGTGGAATCCAACTCGGACGATCCAACAAACCACAGGTTACCTGAACGGATAGTTCGGATCCAATCGATAGAGAAACATGCGAGGCATTGGACTGAATCTGATATCATTGTCTTAAACTCTTATTTGTGGTGGTTAAGGCCTCATATGAAGACACTGTAAGCTTCTTAATTTACTTATAGTTAAAATCAGTAAGATCcctctatatatattatctcaATAGATGGGTAATATGTGAAAAAGGTGGGGGTCATTTGAGAAGTTAAATGGAATATACAAAGAAGTGGAGATGGTTAGAGTTTATGAGATGGCTTTGCAAACAATGTCTCAGTGGTTGGAAGTTCACGTTAACTCCAATCTTACCAAACTTTTTTTCATGTCCATGTCTCCCACCCATGAAAGGTACTCTCTCTTACTCTTttcaatataaataataatgcaTTTTATCTCTTTATTTCTTTCTCATGGATTCGTGTATCTTCgttctttactcttttttttgtcaatatgtTATTCCTACAATGTACCAAATGACATTTAGAGTGAGCGTGCAATTTTCTCTAGTTGAACTTTATTTGATGTTagatacaaatataattataaaaggcCCTTGTTTTTCACGTGTGCTTTTCATTCACGTATCAAACTTTGTtgtatgttttaaaatagaacataataACTTCTTTtatcaaacattttaaaaaagttataagcattaataaaaggaaaaaacCGTATTGGAAACAAACTAAGAAAATCTAAAGAATGAAGGagcttttaaaatatttgaaacaaatACAATCGGTCTTTAATATTGATTTACGTAGCTGAGTATTCTCTTTTATTTATGATGGTCAATGATATTGTTGCATGATGTGGTTAATGAGTATAATGCATGATGCATATACTCGGTAATGAGACGACACACTGAGATTGTCAtaatcttattattattttgtcaaCATTGTTATACTAGATTGCAAGTAACAGAAATGCATCTATGCAGGGCCGAAGAATGGGGAGGAAAAACTAAACAGAACTGTTACGGAGAAACTAGTCTGATAGAAAAAAAAGGATATCATGGAAAAGGGTCGGACCCAAAAATGATGAGAGTCGTCGAAAATGTACTTGACGAGCTAAAAAGGCGAGGATTGAATATACAGATGATAAACATAACACAATTATCAGAGTATAGAAAGGATGGACACCCTTCGATATACAGAAAACAATGGGAGCCACTGAAGGAAAGCCAAGTCTTGGATCCAAGTAGTTACTCAGATTGTATACATTGGTGTTTGCCTGGAGTTCCTGATGTATGGAATCAGCTCCTTTATGCTTATATTGTTGAGGATCACCACTCTACTTGAAAATTGTTCTTACacctttttttgtttctttcctaTATTCCACTTCAATTGTACAGCTGATTCACTTTACcttcaataaatattttgtcaTCTTTTCCACCTgtcttttttgtttgattttcttttattatgttttctgtcatgtgatattttttttctttctaatccttttaatttaattaaagcaaaaatatcttaaacACTATTTCTAGTTACGAGcataaactataatttttttttcttttctgtcaAAGGAGTGCCAAGAGTAGTCAAATATtatatactctctccgtttaaaatagataaatgtttaaaaaaaatatttgtttcataaagataaatattttgtgttttctataaaaaattgtaattttttttttaaaaattgattttattaaattactgttggttaaaatatattaaaaactaaaaattacagaaaatgatatatttattatagtggtttaaagtatttttttaatatatgtgaaaacgCTAAAAAATCTATCTCTGTGAAATGGAAGGAATATGATGTAACTTAAATGCATTTTTTTCCTGAATCATTAATTCTTTTGTATTCCAAAAATTATTCACAAGTACAATGAAAAATGGAAAGAGCATTCCATTTCATTCcataaaatttcatattattcaGAAAAAATTGAACTTTCGTTTGAAAAATTATTCCAAAtcaaaaatgttttagaatAAGTGAAAAGTTGATTGCATTCCATTAAATTTCATAAACAATAATTacatacttattatttatttgaaagattgatgtttagtattaaattcatattttacatttagtttatatttaaacttcaaaataaaattcatgaattGAAATATGAAATATCAgtttaaaatacaaacaaaattctaaaacatcattAAAAATACGGATGGGAATATGATCTTATAAAGTAATTAATTAGAAGCTATGGGTCAAAACAATATTTGGCTTTGGGCCTTGAATAAGTTTCAAAAAGTTGGATCGTTATTCAGGGAATACATGTATAATTGATAATTCTATAAACGCTAAATGAAAATTTGGGTATTTCTACTATGTTATGAGACCATTTTTAATCCCTGGTCTCTGCAAAGTGTGGAATATTGtaaggatatatatataaagaaaattgttccctatatacattaaaaatacaaattcactatctaaccaaaaaatatttcatctcGATTCGTTTCtctttctatatttttctaacttgtcactaaaaatctaaaaataatttttttatcttttgttatttggcaaataaacCATATATATAATTGAGTAAAATGCCTAAAATCATAGAACTACACGAattaattaataactatatTTAAAAACCCTTATAGTGTGTGGTTTGTAATTTTAGTCATGATAGTTTAGTCCTTTATGCTACGAATCATGCCTGCGATGCCGATGAATTAGGACTGATATATGCACTGGACAAACTTTCTCGCTCCTTCTCGGTTCTTATATATGTGTAAAGGACATAGAAATAGGGTTAATTCAACCACCTATTTAAAATTAACCGGCTTATTGATTGAGTCTAgccatttttgttttttcttttgtctgcAATCGCTATGTTAAGTTAtggttttatttagttttatttccTAGCCCTATAGAAAAATGTGCATGAAAAGCTGTGTGCATTAAATTCAGTGTCACGAAGTTGAAGGTGGAGTAACTGCAAAGTTGGCAGGAGAGAATCATAAAGCCGCCCTGAAGTGACGCTCCAATAATTGTTTTGATTTCTTCCCAGA
This window encodes:
- the LOC103865663 gene encoding protein trichome birefringence-like 34, with translation MAKRQLLMLGIRASFHTLAAVLVAGVIFTAVFLSRNGMRKETPQSNGVSNVEEGEGSDRECNIFEGKWVFDNESKPIYKEEECKFMSDQLACGKFGRKDSSYQYWRWQPHKCDLPRFNGTKLLERLRNKRMVYVGDSLNRGQWVSMVCMTSSVITNPRMMYFHSNGSNLITFKSLEYNATIDFYWAPLMVESNSDDPTNHRLPERIVRIQSIEKHARHWTESDIIVLNSYLWWLRPHMKTLWGSFEKLNGIYKEVEMVRVYEMALQTMSQWLEVHVNSNLTKLFFMSMSPTHERAEEWGGKTKQNCYGETSLIEKKGYHGKGSDPKMMRVVENVLDELKRRGLNIQMINITQLSEYRKDGHPSIYRKQWEPLKESQVLDPSSYSDCIHWCLPGVPDVWNQLLYAYIVEDHHST